The Kordia sp. SMS9 DNA window TAAACTGTAAAAACCTTGAAAAACAAATGCTTTCAAGGTTTTTTTGTTGTCTCTAATATTTTTTTTCACACTTTCGTGTAATTGTTTCCGTTAACAACCACAGGCAAGTATTCGTGTTGGGCATTTTGCTTCATAATCGGTTGCATGACACATAAAACCGTTGTTTTCCCTTTGATGCGTAACGTATTGCCTCGCACTTTTGCCAACCATCTAAATTTTTTAATTGGAATATTAAATGCTTTGATTGTGCTTAGTAACTGTTCATCTTCGGAAATCCAATCAATGATTTCTTGTGTGTTGTTGAAGTTTGGAATATCTTCTTTGGCTTCAAACTCAAATTCCCACTCTACAGGAATGTTGAAACGATAGGTATACAATTCACCAGGCAATTGTTCTGCACGCGTTTTTAAAATAGTTTCCCAATCAACTTTTACATTTCGATATTTCTGTTGAAATTCCATCGCCAACGCTCTCGGTCCTGGCGAATGTGCCGTTGGATAATATCCATAATAGGTTTTTGCCAAATAATGTCCCACATACTTTCCACCAAACACATTGAAATATTCAGAAGCGTATAACGGAATGTTTTTACCTGTTGTAAAAGCATTTTTTAAACTTTCCAATAATGCTGTATTAGTTCCTAAACCGCAGGAATGAAAAATGATTTTAGTGTCGTTTCGCAAGAAATTTTCAGCTAACGGAACAATTTCACTGTTTTTAATCGCTACTTGTAGAGTTTCCATTGTAATTCGTTCACCATCACTTGTCGTTTTCATGGACAAACCGCGCCATGGATTGCTGTGACTTACAATGTGAATGTCTCCATACACATTCGCATCATAATGCAAACGCAACCACGCTAAAATATCTACCAAACTCTGTGCTTCTTCCACTACTTGACAGTATTGATTGACAAAATAGTTTTTAGCGTTCGTATAATACGTATTGTCACCTTCATCAAAACCTGCAATAAACACTAATGGTTTCGGTTGCTTGTATGTTTGTAGTGCTGTTTCAGTTCCCGCGAAAGCGGAAACCGAACAACACCAAAACACTATAAAACAGATCTTCTTCATCTTAGTTATTCTTTATGGTAATGGTTACTTTTTGTCCAAGACTAAACACTTCATTCACTTCCAATAAGTTGATTCGCTCCAACAAAACTTCATTCAAAATCCAACTGCCATTCACGAGAATTTCTACTTTTAATATCGTGCCGTTTTTGGCAACTTGCACACGAATTCCATCATATTTTTTCAAGTACTTTGCTACGATTTTTGCATAGTTTTCACGGAACCAAGTCGTTGCTTTTTCATGCAAGTTTTTGTGATCATTTTTAGCCATTTTTGTACGTTTTTTTCGTTTGATAAACGTTTTCCCTTTAACAGAAGCTTCCGCGCCAACCGCACTATTGTTGACATTTTTCGGCAATGGCAACGGTTGTTTTACAACTTTACGCTTGCCCTTTTTATTTACTACTTCGTTGTCAACTGCTACAAAAGAAGTGTATTGCGTTACCAAATTGTATTGCAAACCAAGCTTGATGACTTCTTGTTTTGTATTGTCGCCAAAGCGTCTTTTATAGTCGTCTAAACGTTCTATTTTTTTACGTGCCCATAAGTAGCGAAGTGCTTCGTTATCGGTACTCAACATACCATCCGATACCCGAAATTCCTTATGAAAAATGCCGTTTCCTGTCTGTCCGGTAACTGTCAACGTGCCTGTAGCATCGCCTCTGTATTTTCCGAAAACCAAAATCGGACGTGAGGCAAATACATCGGGAATGCTGCTTGGCGTGACATCATACGCATCAAAACCTTCTGCTTTGATTCGAATTTGCGTCAGTAAAGGTGATTTGATATAATTTCTAAACTTTTCTGCTACTGTGTTCGCTTCATTCATCTGTGTCGCAATAAACGATTCGCTACTGCTAACTTTTGCCATGCCTTCCAACAAATATCTGTTGACACTTGAACCAATTCCGAACGTAAACACATTGGCTTGTCCCAAGTTTTTTTCAATCATTTCAAAAGCTTGTCGTTCCACACTTACATAACCGTCCGTAATCACTACCATAGATCGTGCGCTAGTTTTGTCCATTCGTGGCAACGCATACGCCGTTTTCAGTGCGTTGAGCAAATTGGTGCCACCACCACCACGCACATTGGTTAAAAAGTTGATGCCTTTTTGAATGTTTTCTTCTGTACACGTCAAAGGCTCGGTAGCCAATACGCGCGATCCGCCTGCAAAAAGTAAAATGTTGTATCGGTCGGTTTCTGGTAGATTGACCAATAAATTACGCAATAATTTTTTAGAAACTTCCATCGGATAACCGTTCATAGAACCCGAAACATCCACTACAAACAAATATTCTTTTGCCGTAGGTTTGAGTTGTACCGATGCTTTTGGCGGTTCCATCATGTAAGCGAAGAATTTTTCTCCGTCTTCTTCATAGAGTAATAATCCCGATTGAATTTCTTTGCCGCGCATTCCGTATTTTAAGATAAAATCGCGATTGGATGCATTTTTATTTTCAGCAGTTAACGAAACTTCGGCAATTTTAGTATTTGGATACTGAACTTTGATGTTGTGTGTTTGGGAAGAAACATCGGCAATCGGAATTCCTGAATTGATTTGGACGTTTAAGTCATACGCAAACGTATCTGCCACACCTTTTTTCGTGTATGGTTGATTGAACACTTTTTCGCCAGAT harbors:
- a CDS encoding VIT domain-containing protein, whose translation is MKHICLFFIALISSIGFAQNTESPYLEVLTPNAVIPLKSTNVEVKISGNIAHVHIAQTYQNTGNIPIEAKYVFPLSTQAAVHKMQMTIGDRTINAKIYEKQEAQRVYDKALKEGKRAAKLDQHRPNVFQMNVGNIIQNDIVTIDLYYTEMLVPLAGSYEFVFPNVVGPRFTGENTSGEKVFNQPYTKKGVADTFAYDLNVQINSGIPIADVSSQTHNIKVQYPNTKIAEVSLTAENKNASNRDFILKYGMRGKEIQSGLLLYEEDGEKFFAYMMEPPKASVQLKPTAKEYLFVVDVSGSMNGYPMEVSKKLLRNLLVNLPETDRYNILLFAGGSRVLATEPLTCTEENIQKGINFLTNVRGGGGTNLLNALKTAYALPRMDKTSARSMVVITDGYVSVERQAFEMIEKNLGQANVFTFGIGSSVNRYLLEGMAKVSSSESFIATQMNEANTVAEKFRNYIKSPLLTQIRIKAEGFDAYDVTPSSIPDVFASRPILVFGKYRGDATGTLTVTGQTGNGIFHKEFRVSDGMLSTDNEALRYLWARKKIERLDDYKRRFGDNTKQEVIKLGLQYNLVTQYTSFVAVDNEVVNKKGKRKVVKQPLPLPKNVNNSAVGAEASVKGKTFIKRKKRTKMAKNDHKNLHEKATTWFRENYAKIVAKYLKKYDGIRVQVAKNGTILKVEILVNGSWILNEVLLERINLLEVNEVFSLGQKVTITIKNN